Proteins encoded together in one Spirochaetaceae bacterium window:
- a CDS encoding HD domain-containing protein, whose product MQEVNGRLERQIAFLVEADKLKRVLRRSSISGGQRLENSAEHSWHLALMALVLAEHAAAPGLDLLKVLRMLVVHDLVEIDAGDTFAYDAEARKGQKEREERAAERIFALLPGTQGAELRAAWDEFEARGSPEARFAAALDRLQPMLLNYVNGGSGWQRNGVRAGQVRDLNRSIDDGAPELWRYAAGLIEDAVRRGYLDR is encoded by the coding sequence ATGCAGGAAGTGAATGGCCGGCTGGAGCGGCAGATTGCGTTTCTGGTCGAGGCGGACAAGCTGAAGCGGGTGTTGCGGCGCAGTTCGATCAGCGGCGGGCAGCGGCTGGAGAACTCCGCCGAGCACTCGTGGCACCTGGCGCTGATGGCGCTGGTGCTGGCCGAGCACGCCGCGGCACCCGGCCTCGATCTGCTCAAGGTACTCAGGATGCTGGTCGTGCACGACCTGGTGGAGATCGACGCCGGCGACACCTTCGCCTACGACGCGGAGGCGCGCAAGGGTCAGAAGGAGCGCGAGGAACGCGCCGCCGAGCGCATCTTCGCCCTGCTGCCGGGAACGCAGGGCGCCGAGCTGCGTGCTGCGTGGGACGAATTCGAGGCCCGCGGCAGCCCCGAAGCGCGCTTTGCGGCAGCGCTCGACCGCCTGCAGCCGATGCTGCTCAACTACGTGAACGGCGGCTCCGGCTGGCAACGCAACGGCGTGCGCGCCGGCCAGGTGCGCGACCTGAACCGCAGCATTGACGACGGCGCGCCGGAGCTGTGGCGCTACGCGGCAGGCCTGATCGAAGACGCCGTCCGGCGCGGTTACCTCGATCGGTGA